A section of the Phycisphaerae bacterium genome encodes:
- a CDS encoding pyridoxal-phosphate dependent enzyme — protein MTTAQSGSIAMPLFDRFPRLREALPRVELGEWPTPVHNAPRFANAHGLKSLHIKREDKSHPLCGGNKVRGLEFLLAEARSRDIRTLVTFSSAGSHHISRTAFHARRFNIGVVAVIVDQPPTEYLQANLGVGITAAAEYIPASYLTVLVKTLGQVLRNASGERSPCLYVAPGGTSPLTCIGHVNAAMELRDQVDAGILPMPDYIYVPLGSLGTAAGLALGCKLAGIHAHIVGVTNSYRLYCTRGRLLRLANRTIRLLHRHDPTVPHVHPTRSDVSVFHHALGEGYAKPTESGRRLIQEMLDLECVRLDGTYTSKTLDGALQFIELHGTHDRHHLFWHTFDTLPLSNPWPEQIPPALRRYFISRQDKSAPG, from the coding sequence CCGCGCCTGCGTGAAGCGTTGCCGAGGGTCGAACTGGGAGAGTGGCCCACGCCGGTCCACAACGCGCCGCGTTTCGCCAATGCGCACGGCCTGAAATCCCTGCACATCAAACGAGAAGACAAGAGCCACCCGCTCTGTGGCGGCAACAAGGTTCGCGGCCTCGAGTTTCTCCTGGCCGAAGCGCGCAGCCGCGATATAAGGACGCTTGTCACCTTCAGTTCCGCAGGCAGTCATCACATCAGCCGGACCGCATTTCACGCCCGCAGATTCAACATCGGCGTCGTCGCCGTCATCGTCGATCAGCCGCCGACCGAATATCTTCAGGCGAATCTCGGCGTCGGAATCACCGCGGCCGCGGAATACATTCCGGCCAGCTATCTCACCGTGCTGGTCAAAACTCTCGGGCAGGTTCTGCGCAACGCTTCGGGCGAGCGATCGCCCTGCCTCTATGTCGCGCCCGGAGGCACATCACCCCTGACGTGCATCGGCCATGTGAATGCGGCGATGGAGCTTCGAGATCAGGTGGATGCCGGGATCCTGCCAATGCCTGATTACATCTATGTGCCGCTCGGCAGCCTCGGAACTGCCGCCGGTCTGGCACTCGGTTGCAAACTGGCGGGAATTCACGCGCACATTGTTGGCGTCACCAATTCGTATCGGCTGTACTGCACCCGCGGCCGGCTCCTGAGACTCGCAAATCGCACCATCCGGCTACTGCACCGCCATGACCCCACCGTGCCGCATGTCCACCCAACGAGATCCGATGTTTCCGTCTTCCATCATGCACTCGGAGAAGGCTATGCGAAGCCGACCGAGAGCGGCCGGCGCCTGATTCAGGAGATGCTCGATCTGGAATGCGTTCGACTCGACGGCACCTATACGTCCAAGACGCTTGATGGAGCGCTTCAATTCATCGAACTGCACGGCACCCACGACAGGCATCATCTATTCTGGCACACGTTCGATACGCTGCCGCTGTCAAATCCGTGGCCTGAACAGATTCCGCCGGCGCTGCGGCGATACTTCATCAGCCGACAGGACAAGTCTGCGCCGGGCTGA
- a CDS encoding DUF354 domain-containing protein, with product MDILIEINHPAQLHLFRPVMEAWSREGTTFLVAAREKDITTRLMDRYGIEYVTLAPVGNGLAGQFRELLRREAAMFALARRCRPRVIMGTSVHAARIARCCGARSMVLCEDDAKYIPLFRWLAYPLAHAIVTPEALAYENHGLRHFTYPAYQKLFYLHPARFAPDAGVRGELGLSASERYAVIRLSSLQAHHDIGARGMSEEMIRDIVALTSPEMRVFISSEKPLPAEFECHRMPLPPDRMHHVLSQAEFLISDSQSMTVESALLGVPAFKINTFAGRISVIRELEEAGLAFGYRPGQEADLVRDVRSIHALPNRRDVFEKRRATMLARRIDPVPWFLELTRRMCDRQSTAEIHAWSREYIAQALSPAQTCPVG from the coding sequence TTGGATATCCTGATTGAAATCAACCATCCCGCGCAGCTTCACCTGTTTCGGCCAGTGATGGAGGCCTGGTCGCGCGAAGGAACGACGTTTCTTGTCGCCGCGCGTGAGAAGGACATCACGACGCGGTTGATGGACCGCTACGGCATTGAGTATGTGACGCTGGCGCCGGTGGGAAACGGCCTTGCGGGCCAGTTCCGGGAGCTGCTTCGGCGCGAGGCGGCGATGTTCGCTCTTGCGCGAAGATGCCGCCCTCGCGTCATCATGGGGACGAGTGTTCACGCGGCGCGAATTGCCCGATGCTGCGGAGCGAGATCGATGGTTCTTTGCGAGGATGATGCGAAGTATATTCCGCTGTTTCGGTGGCTGGCCTATCCCCTTGCGCACGCCATTGTCACTCCGGAGGCACTGGCATATGAGAATCACGGTCTGCGGCACTTCACCTATCCCGCATATCAGAAGCTGTTTTATCTTCATCCGGCGCGTTTTGCTCCGGACGCGGGGGTTCGGGGGGAACTGGGGCTGTCGGCGTCTGAGCGGTACGCCGTCATTCGGCTGAGCTCGCTTCAGGCGCATCACGACATCGGGGCGCGCGGCATGAGCGAGGAGATGATTCGCGACATCGTTGCGTTAACGTCTCCGGAGATGCGTGTTTTCATCAGCAGCGAGAAACCGCTCCCGGCGGAATTCGAATGCCATCGTATGCCGTTGCCGCCGGACCGGATGCACCATGTGCTGAGCCAGGCGGAGTTTCTGATCAGCGACAGCCAGTCGATGACGGTGGAGAGCGCGCTACTCGGGGTGCCTGCTTTCAAGATCAACACGTTTGCCGGCCGGATATCGGTGATTCGCGAACTGGAAGAGGCGGGTCTGGCGTTCGGGTATCGGCCGGGCCAGGAGGCGGACCTGGTGCGGGATGTGCGGTCGATACACGCCCTGCCCAATCGTCGCGACGTATTCGAGAAACGTCGGGCCACTATGCTGGCACGCCGGATCGATCCGGTGCCGTGGTTCCTTGAACTGACGCGGAGGATGTGCGATCGCCAGTCAACGGCGGAGATTCATGCCTGGTCGCGTGAGTACATTGCTCAGGCGCTCAGCCCGGCGCAGACTTGTCCTGTCGGCTGA
- a CDS encoding glycosyltransferase family 2 protein, protein MYRDKSIGIVVPAYREETQIERTLRSMPGYVDHIVVVDDCSPDSTSDVVRRIASTDSRVHLIRHERNRGVGGAISTGYCWCRDHDIDISVVMAGDGQMDPDDLPALLDPVVEDRADYTKGNRLVTGEAWRKIPRVRYLGNSVLTLLTKIASGYWHVTDSQTGYTALNKRGLKLLPLADIYPRYGMPNDFLVTLNIHNMRVMDVPVKPIYGIGEQSKIRIRSVVFTISMLLCRLFVKRMVQKYIIRDFHPLIFFYLFGVVLLVPGAIFGVYLFIERLVDGPIAATSALFAVFMFVSGLQSLLFAMLFDMEANRDLKGG, encoded by the coding sequence ATGTATCGTGACAAATCAATCGGCATCGTTGTTCCGGCCTATCGAGAGGAGACGCAGATTGAGCGGACGCTGCGGTCGATGCCGGGCTACGTGGATCATATCGTCGTCGTCGATGATTGCAGTCCTGACAGCACATCGGACGTGGTTCGGCGAATCGCCTCGACGGATTCGCGAGTCCACCTGATTCGGCATGAGAGGAATCGGGGCGTCGGCGGGGCGATTTCGACCGGCTATTGCTGGTGTCGTGATCATGACATTGATATCTCGGTGGTCATGGCGGGCGACGGGCAGATGGATCCGGACGACCTGCCGGCGCTGCTCGATCCGGTTGTGGAGGATCGAGCCGACTACACAAAGGGGAATCGGCTGGTCACGGGCGAGGCATGGCGGAAGATTCCGCGGGTGCGCTATCTTGGGAATTCCGTGCTGACGCTTCTGACCAAAATCGCCAGCGGCTACTGGCACGTTACAGACTCCCAGACGGGATACACGGCGCTTAACAAGCGCGGGTTGAAGCTCTTGCCGCTCGCCGACATCTACCCGCGCTACGGCATGCCGAATGACTTTCTCGTGACACTCAATATCCACAACATGCGCGTGATGGATGTGCCGGTGAAGCCGATTTACGGAATCGGCGAGCAGAGCAAGATTCGCATCCGATCCGTGGTCTTCACCATTTCCATGCTGCTTTGCAGGTTGTTCGTGAAGCGAATGGTGCAGAAGTACATCATCCGCGATTTTCATCCGCTGATTTTTTTCTATCTATTCGGCGTGGTCCTGCTCGTTCCGGGCGCGATCTTCGGCGTCTATCTGTTCATCGAGCGCCTTGTGGACGGCCCCATCGCCGCGACGAGCGCGTTATTTGCCGTGTTCATGTTTGTCTCCGGCCTTCAATCGCTGTTGTTCGCCATGCTCTTTGACATGGAGGCCAATCGAGACCTCAAGGGCGGCTGA
- a CDS encoding Gfo/Idh/MocA family oxidoreductase, with the protein MSKRICVIGAGRWGRNHIKTLDALGSLGGIVEATEAGRDAMLAAYPSAKIFCDVRESLDDGFDGYTIASPAETHFEIAKLLIENGKPVLVEKPITLNAADAHALNRLAKERKVPLMTGHVLLFHPAISKIKEMIDGGKIGKLQYLYSNRLNLGTVRSEENILWSFAPHDISIFQHLIGKLPTEVVSRGGAFVQPRIHDSTMTILTYPDNIVGHIFVSWLHPFKEHRLVVIGSKGMLSFDDSTEAKDVLFYEKGIDWIKGEPIKRDGPTESIPYEKQQPLTEEMRYFLDGVAGAPITKANGDNAAAVLEILERATDSLLTGLPVSLDAKKVTTADAPKPAFYVHPTSFVDEGVTIGEGTKIWHFSHVQTGSRIGKKCSLGQNVNVGNNVTIGDHVKIQNNVSVYEGVTLEDYVFCGPSMVFTNVMDPRCKYPQRGSAFYHKTLVKEGASIGANATIVCGNTIGRHAFIAAGAVVTKDVPDYAIMVGVPARQRGWACECGEFLPKFDVTTACPRCSIGYKLTNGLCAPA; encoded by the coding sequence TTGGGTGGCATCGTCGAAGCGACGGAGGCCGGCCGTGACGCGATGCTGGCTGCTTATCCGTCGGCGAAGATTTTCTGTGACGTGCGTGAATCGCTCGATGACGGATTTGACGGCTACACGATTGCATCGCCGGCCGAGACGCATTTCGAGATCGCAAAGCTCCTGATCGAGAACGGCAAGCCCGTGCTGGTGGAGAAGCCCATCACATTGAATGCCGCGGACGCTCACGCTCTGAATCGCCTTGCGAAGGAGCGCAAGGTGCCGCTGATGACCGGGCATGTTCTGCTCTTTCATCCCGCGATTTCGAAGATCAAGGAGATGATCGATGGGGGCAAGATCGGGAAGCTTCAATATCTGTACAGCAATCGGCTGAATCTCGGCACGGTTCGCAGCGAGGAGAACATTCTCTGGAGTTTCGCGCCGCACGACATTTCGATATTTCAGCACCTGATCGGTAAACTGCCGACGGAGGTCGTCTCGCGGGGCGGCGCCTTCGTGCAGCCGCGAATTCACGACAGCACGATGACGATCCTGACTTATCCGGACAATATCGTCGGCCATATTTTCGTGAGCTGGCTGCACCCGTTCAAGGAGCATCGGCTCGTCGTGATCGGTTCGAAGGGCATGCTCTCGTTTGATGACTCGACAGAGGCGAAGGACGTTTTGTTTTACGAGAAAGGAATCGATTGGATCAAGGGCGAGCCGATCAAGCGCGACGGTCCGACCGAGTCGATTCCGTATGAGAAGCAGCAGCCGCTCACCGAGGAGATGCGGTACTTCCTCGACGGCGTGGCGGGCGCGCCGATCACGAAGGCGAATGGCGATAACGCGGCGGCCGTGCTGGAGATTCTGGAGCGGGCCACGGACAGCCTGCTGACCGGTCTGCCGGTCTCACTGGACGCGAAGAAGGTTACGACGGCCGATGCTCCGAAGCCGGCGTTCTATGTTCATCCGACATCATTCGTGGACGAGGGTGTGACCATCGGCGAGGGGACGAAGATCTGGCACTTCTCGCACGTGCAGACGGGTTCCCGGATTGGCAAAAAGTGCTCGCTGGGTCAGAACGTCAACGTCGGAAACAACGTGACGATCGGTGACCATGTAAAGATACAGAACAATGTTTCGGTGTATGAGGGCGTCACGCTGGAGGATTATGTCTTCTGCGGGCCGTCGATGGTTTTCACGAACGTGATGGACCCTCGCTGCAAGTATCCGCAGCGGGGTTCGGCGTTTTATCACAAGACGCTCGTGAAGGAAGGCGCTTCGATCGGCGCGAATGCGACGATCGTCTGCGGCAATACGATCGGGCGCCATGCATTCATCGCGGCGGGTGCGGTGGTGACGAAGGACGTTCCCGACTATGCCATCATGGTCGGCGTACCCGCACGGCAGCGCGGGTGGGCCTGCGAATGCGGGGAGTTTCTGCCGAAGTTCGATGTCACGACGGCGTGTCCGCGCTGCTCCATCGGGTACAAGCTCACCAATGGTCTATGCGCTCCGGCATGA